A single genomic interval of Nostoc commune NIES-4072 harbors:
- a CDS encoding M48 family metallopeptidase, translating into MFNWNFFTNYRVWRRRWFYPLISVIVALSLCLSTPLPGRTLDFLPLLLQGVQAFQLSSMSPRQEVDLGKQINKELVGSEVRLYRNPEVNRYVEQVGRRLAANSDRPDLPYTFQVVQDDSINAFATLGGYVYVNTGLLKTADNEAELASVLAHEIGHIGGKHVVKQMQQKALESGLLTAAGLDRNTAVQIGVQLARDLPRSRNNEFEADQRGLRTLTRTGYAQSAMVSFMQKLLKKGGSAPTFLSTHPGTSDRIDGLRRAINSQPSKGNYGLDKASYKANIRPLVRS; encoded by the coding sequence ATGTTCAACTGGAATTTTTTTACAAATTACCGTGTGTGGCGGCGTCGCTGGTTTTATCCTTTAATTTCAGTGATAGTTGCCTTGAGTCTGTGCTTGAGTACACCTCTACCTGGAAGAACTTTAGACTTCTTGCCTCTTCTACTCCAAGGAGTTCAGGCATTTCAGCTTTCTAGTATGTCTCCTCGTCAGGAAGTTGATCTGGGTAAGCAAATTAATAAAGAATTGGTAGGCAGTGAAGTGCGGCTTTACCGCAATCCAGAAGTTAATCGCTATGTGGAACAAGTTGGTCGGCGTTTAGCAGCTAATAGCGATCGCCCCGATCTCCCCTATACTTTCCAAGTAGTTCAAGATGACAGTATTAATGCTTTTGCTACCTTGGGCGGCTATGTATATGTCAATACGGGTTTGCTGAAAACCGCAGACAATGAAGCGGAACTAGCAAGTGTACTCGCCCATGAAATTGGTCACATTGGTGGTAAACACGTAGTTAAACAGATGCAGCAAAAAGCACTCGAAAGTGGTCTATTAACAGCTGCTGGCTTAGACCGGAATACGGCGGTGCAAATTGGTGTACAGTTAGCGCGAGACTTGCCACGCAGTCGTAATAATGAATTTGAGGCTGATCAAAGAGGACTACGAACTTTGACACGGACTGGTTATGCCCAGTCTGCAATGGTTAGCTTTATGCAAAAGCTGCTGAAAAAGGGTGGTTCTGCTCCGACATTTTTAAGTACGCACCCTGGAACGAGCGATCGCATTGATGGCCTCAGACGTGCAATTAACTCTCAACCTAGTAAGGGAAATTACGGCTTGGATAAGGCTAGTTATAAAGCCAATATTCGACCATTAGTGAGGTCTTGA
- a CDS encoding DUF4330 domain-containing protein, whose protein sequence is MAILDSKGRLFGKINLLDLGAALVILLVIFGIFIFPGTSGSVAQVGAKTVPIEVDLVVRGLNVRDPEQLFNNGLKKGGKTNVIIRNQPHGAIEIKSIQQLPRTVNVSQPDGTVKELPDPKSNNFSTDLLMTLDGKAQLTDNGPVIGNSKVKIGMPFELEGFNYNFNATVIDIRLKDK, encoded by the coding sequence ATGGCTATTTTAGATTCAAAAGGTCGCTTGTTCGGCAAAATCAACCTCTTAGATTTAGGTGCTGCGCTAGTAATTCTGCTAGTTATATTTGGCATCTTTATCTTTCCTGGCACTTCTGGTTCTGTTGCCCAAGTCGGTGCGAAAACAGTACCCATAGAAGTAGATTTAGTAGTTCGTGGTTTAAATGTCCGTGACCCTGAACAATTATTCAATAACGGATTAAAAAAGGGCGGTAAAACTAATGTGATTATCCGCAATCAACCCCACGGGGCGATTGAGATTAAATCCATTCAACAGCTACCTAGAACAGTAAATGTTTCCCAACCTGATGGTACTGTTAAAGAATTACCAGATCCAAAAAGTAACAATTTTAGCACAGATTTGCTTATGACTTTAGATGGCAAAGCTCAGTTAACTGATAATGGACCTGTTATCGGTAACAGTAAAGTTAAAATTGGAATGCCATTTGAGTTGGAAGGCTTTAATTACAACTTTAATGCAACTGTTATTGATATCAGATTAAAAGACAAATAG
- the psbA gene encoding photosystem II q(b) protein, with product MTTTLQRRSDANVWDRFCEWITSTDNRIYIGWFGVLMIPTLLAATVCFVIAFIAAPPVDIDGIREPVAGSLIYGNNIISGAVVPSSNAIGLHFYPIWEAASLDEWLYNGGPYQLVVFHFLIGCACYLGRQWELSYRLGMRPWICVAYSAPLASATAVFLIYPIGQGSFSDGMPLGISGTFNFMIVFQAEHNILMHPFHMLGVAGVFGGSLFSAMHGSLVTSSLVRETTETESQNYGYKFGQEEETYNIVAAHGYFGRLIFQYASFNNSRSLHFFLAAWPVVGIWFTALGISTMAFNLNGFNFNQSVIDSQGRVISTWADVINRANLGMEVMHERNAHNFPLDLAAGEITPVALTAPAING from the coding sequence ATGACCACAACCTTACAACGGCGCTCTGACGCTAACGTATGGGATCGCTTTTGCGAGTGGATCACCAGCACTGACAACCGTATTTATATCGGTTGGTTTGGTGTATTGATGATCCCAACCCTGCTAGCTGCTACTGTTTGCTTTGTAATCGCTTTCATCGCAGCACCTCCAGTAGACATCGACGGTATCCGTGAACCTGTTGCAGGTTCATTGATCTATGGAAACAACATCATCTCTGGTGCAGTTGTTCCTTCCTCGAACGCTATTGGCTTGCACTTCTACCCCATTTGGGAAGCAGCTTCCTTAGATGAGTGGTTGTACAACGGTGGCCCTTACCAATTGGTAGTTTTCCACTTCTTGATCGGTTGCGCTTGCTACCTTGGTCGTCAGTGGGAACTTTCTTACCGCTTAGGTATGCGCCCTTGGATCTGCGTAGCTTACAGCGCACCTTTGGCTTCCGCTACCGCAGTATTCTTGATCTACCCAATTGGTCAAGGTTCATTCTCTGATGGTATGCCCTTGGGTATCTCCGGAACCTTCAACTTCATGATCGTGTTCCAAGCAGAACACAACATCTTGATGCACCCCTTCCACATGCTAGGTGTGGCTGGTGTATTCGGCGGTTCATTGTTCTCTGCAATGCACGGATCTCTTGTAACTTCTTCCTTGGTGCGTGAAACCACCGAAACCGAATCACAAAACTACGGTTACAAATTCGGTCAAGAAGAAGAAACCTACAACATCGTTGCAGCCCACGGCTACTTCGGTCGTCTAATCTTCCAATACGCTTCATTCAACAACAGCCGTTCACTGCACTTCTTCTTAGCAGCTTGGCCTGTCGTCGGTATCTGGTTCACCGCTTTAGGTATCAGCACGATGGCATTCAACCTGAACGGTTTCAACTTCAACCAATCAGTTATTGACTCCCAAGGTCGCGTTATCAGCACCTGGGCAGACGTAATCAACCGCGCTAACTTGGGTATGGAAGTAATGCATGAGCGTAACGCTCACAACTTCCCCTTAGACTTAGCTGCTGGTGAAATTACTCCTGTTGCTCTGACTGCTCCTGCTATCAACGGTTAA
- a CDS encoding MBOAT family O-acyltransferase — translation MNFISIFYGLFLLSVLGIYWSLAQQKLRLWTLLIASLVFYGSLQIQYIPLLLALTYINFRVGLEIGKNTSPGKHSLDWQISNEEWQFAQGDWNRRRLKVLWLGIVLNVLLLLGYKYFTPLFKFVFNIQTNSPDSSFKLIAPLGISFFTFECIAYLIDVYRGAPATEQFIKFATYKLFFVKLISGPITRYHNLANQFNTLNLPNSDRVAEALWLIARGAVKKGIFADHLGIFVDLCFGNLQRAGSTDLWLATFAYGLQLYLDFNGYVDIARGSAMLFGLVLPENFDFPYFSTNISEFWRRWHITLGDWLRNYVYFPLGGSRRGLVRTCWNLFIVMLIAGIWHGAALGYVVWGILHGLALVVHRLTDTMSDRFENLEQFWQNPLGIFVAWLLTQLMVFTSWIWFRLPNLEDSSLVIRHLWGYPADAQFAEKVYVDALNMSQSQLAWILIALAALMAVVYTFNRILKLEFNWPLKLVFVPICFYAVWLLAPEGSLPYIYFDF, via the coding sequence ATGAATTTTATATCAATTTTTTATGGATTGTTCTTATTGAGTGTGCTAGGAATTTATTGGTCTTTAGCACAACAGAAATTGCGATTATGGACGCTACTAATTGCTAGCTTGGTTTTCTACGGATCTTTGCAGATTCAGTACATACCATTACTATTAGCATTGACTTATATTAATTTCCGTGTGGGGCTAGAGATTGGAAAAAATACCTCACCCGGAAAACATTCTCTTGACTGGCAAATTTCTAATGAAGAGTGGCAATTTGCCCAAGGTGACTGGAATCGCCGTCGTTTAAAAGTGTTGTGGCTGGGGATAGTTCTAAATGTTTTACTGTTATTAGGTTATAAGTATTTTACTCCTTTATTCAAGTTTGTTTTTAATATACAAACAAACTCACCCGATAGCTCTTTTAAATTAATTGCACCCTTGGGAATTTCATTTTTTACCTTTGAATGCATTGCTTATTTAATAGACGTTTATCGTGGTGCGCCTGCTACTGAGCAGTTTATCAAATTTGCTACCTACAAATTATTCTTCGTAAAACTAATTTCAGGGCCGATTACGCGCTATCACAACTTAGCAAATCAATTCAATACACTAAACTTACCCAATAGCGATAGAGTTGCTGAGGCGCTGTGGTTGATTGCTAGAGGCGCAGTCAAAAAAGGTATTTTTGCAGACCACCTTGGTATTTTTGTCGATTTATGTTTTGGTAATCTACAACGGGCGGGTAGTACCGATTTGTGGTTAGCTACATTTGCCTACGGTTTGCAGTTATATCTAGATTTCAACGGTTATGTAGACATCGCCCGTGGTAGTGCTATGCTTTTTGGCTTGGTTCTACCTGAGAATTTTGATTTTCCTTACTTCAGCACCAATATTTCCGAATTTTGGCGGCGCTGGCATATCACTCTAGGAGATTGGCTACGTAACTATGTCTACTTTCCTTTAGGTGGTTCCCGTCGGGGTTTAGTCCGTACCTGCTGGAATTTATTTATTGTGATGCTAATCGCTGGTATCTGGCACGGTGCTGCTTTGGGTTATGTAGTTTGGGGCATATTACACGGTTTAGCCTTGGTGGTTCATCGACTTACAGATACTATGAGCGATCGCTTTGAAAATCTAGAACAATTCTGGCAAAATCCTCTGGGTATCTTTGTCGCTTGGTTATTAACCCAACTGATGGTTTTTACCTCTTGGATTTGGTTCCGTCTACCTAACCTCGAAGACTCTTCTTTGGTAATTCGGCATCTTTGGGGTTATCCGGCTGACGCCCAGTTTGCTGAAAAAGTCTATGTGGATGCCTTAAATATGAGCCAATCTCAACTCGCTTGGATACTTATAGCTTTAGCTGCTCTTATGGCTGTAGTCTATACCTTCAACCGAATACTGAAGTTAGAGTTTAACTGGCCTCTTAAGCTTGTCTTCGTTCCCATCTGTTTCTACGCTGTTTGGTTATTAGCTCCTGAAGGCAGTTTGCCCTACATCTACTTTGATTTTTAA
- a CDS encoding DUF1574 family protein: MKTVLPDRQQSLVQWVSQATGINTFGVKVRLRGNNLHILCEGTECPQRWHTLSDLLQALQQTDLDILTSDEQPSIYQVFVYGRRKGEQRPNWCHRVYLNQIDKHLEQVKQALLEDAEKSKQSAGALIVSNESLARQGNPEAIARYLSETLSTLGVSVQAKIKPYKSKNSQAEEDRLWIFCQSSYSPDASLLAEPIAQKLRYLKLTGYQDAVIVSQVSGETAPDWLLRVDLTPPEVMLKEWARWGDIQAIARLLTEVLSGLKVAVQAFLKESTLHIFCSPAFDPLGTAPIPDKEVCLQAILPQLEAIAPQGILAATIYGQKAGDNEPTWIDWVALPATNYPAFATSPLDLANTGDEPAIIFLLERLLNPDLDWRLLTGGVRVLLLNKNDLLHIMCDAPVCPGRQQVATKVTQFIRQLKIPGIMGVRVYGRRAGNKEPFWNYGVDIEHRQRLVPEATPEFAATSKYVKELVTSETSEPILRPDLTTEEVQSFVTEVARDWMTTASTTAKKFLLQSQLFIESDQSAEQSPDVQGLKVALVWGTLGLLLTLQTDWVLGRIIANSMPTPKAASVLPSSSSGQKASLISGKTQSEKTTFFTSTSKTKSSPNQSSVFNASEFTQSDDTPTNNLAAAPLKEKATATAILLAARSQMPSFNVRQLDEQLALYKQRLARTGTPPDVLIIGSSRALRGVDPAALSKALATQGYPNLDVFNFGINGATAQVVDFVIRHVLEASELPKVIIWADGARAFNGGREDITFKSIAASAGYKQAFQKAPTTANSSDLPENTINLGEEKIKEEKPEISAYEAVNQSLNQALASLSASYPNRDQIKSLLQKQLLISGRNQTVGSQKQLTDGTSDEITSQQAVDFDGFLPLSIRFNPARYYQKHSRVPGNYDNDYKSFQIEGQQDAAFQEVLQFTQAQKISLVFVNMPLTADYLDPVRKQHEQEFQEYMLRLATSPNFIYRDLSQQWPKANDYFSDPSHLNRFGAYEVSKKLANDPMIPWPVK; the protein is encoded by the coding sequence ATGAAAACAGTATTACCAGATCGCCAGCAATCCTTAGTGCAGTGGGTAAGCCAAGCAACAGGAATCAACACTTTCGGGGTGAAAGTCCGGTTACGGGGAAATAACCTTCATATTCTCTGTGAAGGTACAGAATGTCCGCAGCGTTGGCATACTTTGTCTGACTTGCTGCAAGCACTACAGCAGACAGACTTGGATATTCTCACAAGCGACGAACAACCCTCAATATATCAAGTATTTGTCTATGGGCGAAGAAAAGGGGAACAGCGCCCTAACTGGTGCCATCGGGTTTACTTGAATCAAATAGATAAGCATCTAGAGCAGGTAAAGCAAGCGCTGCTAGAAGATGCGGAAAAATCAAAACAGTCGGCTGGGGCGCTGATTGTCTCGAACGAAAGTTTGGCACGCCAAGGAAATCCAGAAGCGATCGCTCGATATCTGAGCGAGACTCTGAGTACTTTAGGTGTATCAGTACAGGCAAAGATTAAGCCATATAAGTCAAAGAACTCTCAGGCGGAAGAAGATCGCTTGTGGATATTTTGCCAGTCGAGCTATAGCCCCGATGCATCATTGCTTGCCGAACCAATAGCACAGAAGTTGCGTTATCTCAAGCTTACTGGCTACCAAGATGCAGTAATTGTTTCCCAGGTGAGCGGCGAAACAGCCCCGGATTGGCTGTTGCGGGTGGATTTGACCCCACCAGAGGTAATGCTGAAGGAATGGGCGCGTTGGGGCGATATACAAGCGATCGCGCGATTATTAACTGAGGTATTGTCAGGGTTAAAAGTTGCTGTTCAAGCTTTTTTGAAAGAATCAACACTACATATCTTTTGTAGCCCAGCTTTTGATCCTTTGGGAACTGCGCCAATCCCCGACAAGGAAGTGTGCTTACAAGCGATTTTACCGCAGCTAGAAGCGATCGCACCTCAAGGCATTCTCGCTGCCACCATATACGGGCAAAAAGCAGGCGACAATGAACCAACTTGGATTGATTGGGTGGCTTTACCTGCTACAAATTATCCCGCCTTTGCCACATCACCGCTAGATTTGGCGAATACTGGCGATGAACCAGCCATCATATTTTTACTAGAGCGTTTACTCAATCCTGACTTGGATTGGCGTTTATTGACAGGTGGAGTTCGCGTACTTCTGCTGAACAAAAATGACTTATTGCACATTATGTGTGATGCACCTGTTTGTCCAGGGCGTCAACAAGTAGCAACTAAAGTTACGCAGTTTATCCGCCAGTTAAAAATTCCCGGTATTATGGGGGTACGTGTCTACGGTCGCCGGGCTGGGAATAAAGAACCTTTTTGGAATTATGGCGTTGATATTGAGCATCGCCAACGGTTAGTACCAGAAGCAACCCCAGAATTTGCTGCTACTTCTAAATACGTTAAGGAGCTAGTAACCTCTGAGACTAGTGAGCCAATTTTGCGCCCCGACTTAACCACAGAAGAAGTTCAAAGTTTTGTAACAGAAGTCGCGCGAGATTGGATGACAACGGCGAGTACAACTGCGAAAAAATTCCTGTTACAAAGCCAGCTATTTATCGAAAGCGATCAGTCAGCAGAACAAAGCCCTGATGTTCAAGGACTTAAGGTTGCTTTAGTGTGGGGAACACTGGGATTATTGCTTACCCTTCAAACTGATTGGGTATTGGGTCGAATTATTGCAAATAGTATGCCGACGCCAAAAGCAGCTAGTGTCTTGCCTTCATCATCTTCTGGTCAAAAGGCATCTTTGATATCTGGGAAAACTCAGAGTGAGAAAACGACATTTTTTACCAGCACCTCCAAAACAAAATCTTCTCCAAATCAGAGTTCTGTATTTAATGCTTCGGAGTTTACCCAAAGTGATGATACCCCGACAAATAATTTGGCAGCCGCACCACTGAAGGAAAAAGCAACCGCTACCGCTATTCTTTTAGCAGCGCGATCGCAAATGCCAAGTTTCAATGTTAGGCAGTTAGACGAGCAACTAGCACTGTATAAACAGCGTTTGGCTAGAACTGGTACTCCGCCAGATGTGTTGATTATTGGCTCCTCCCGCGCTCTCAGGGGAGTAGATCCCGCAGCACTTTCTAAAGCTTTAGCGACTCAGGGCTATCCAAATCTTGATGTATTTAACTTTGGAATCAACGGTGCTACTGCACAAGTTGTAGACTTTGTAATTCGCCACGTACTGGAAGCATCAGAACTGCCTAAAGTCATTATTTGGGCAGATGGGGCCCGTGCTTTCAACGGTGGACGTGAGGATATTACCTTTAAATCCATCGCTGCATCAGCTGGTTATAAACAAGCATTCCAAAAAGCCCCAACAACTGCTAATAGCAGCGATTTGCCCGAAAATACGATAAATTTGGGAGAAGAAAAGATAAAAGAAGAAAAACCAGAGATTAGCGCTTATGAAGCTGTGAATCAGTCGTTAAATCAGGCTCTAGCATCTCTTTCTGCAAGTTATCCAAACCGTGACCAAATTAAAAGTTTACTGCAAAAACAACTGCTTATAAGTGGTCGCAATCAGACGGTTGGATCACAAAAACAGCTAACAGACGGTACTTCAGATGAAATTACTTCCCAACAAGCAGTTGATTTTGATGGCTTTCTACCTTTGTCGATTCGCTTCAATCCTGCAAGATACTATCAAAAACATTCTAGAGTTCCCGGAAATTATGACAACGACTATAAATCTTTCCAAATAGAAGGACAGCAAGATGCTGCGTTTCAAGAAGTGCTTCAGTTTACCCAGGCTCAGAAAATTTCCTTAGTCTTTGTCAATATGCCTCTCACGGCAGATTATTTAGATCCAGTGCGTAAACAACATGAGCAAGAATTTCAGGAATATATGTTGCGTCTAGCTACTAGTCCCAACTTTATTTATCGAGATTTGAGCCAACAGTGGCCAAAAGCAAATGATTACTTCTCTGATCCCAGCCACCTCAACCGCTTTGGAGCATACGAAGTCTCCAAAAAGCTGGCTAATGATCCGATGATTCCCTGGCCAGTGAAGTAG
- a CDS encoding phosphoenolpyruvate carboxylase, which translates to MGSLLYSSSQTADIYPVSELFLRHRLQVVEELWESVLRQECGQNMVELLRQLRDLCSPEGQATNDQASSAVKLIEQLNINEAIRAARAFALYFQLINIIEQEYEQRQQLSRYEVETEPTDAEIASNVNYSSNQREDDAPVSRGIAAELLRKNYLEKAQVKPKGTFAALFPYLFKLNVPPQQIQRLIAHLDVRLVFTAHPTEIVRHTIRDKQRQVVQLLQKLDALENYSGAATGGYAWEAADVREQLLEEIRLWWRTDELHQFKPTVLDEVDYALHYFQEVLFDGIPQLYRRFKHTLSNTFPWLEPPSKNFCSFGSWVGSDRDGNPSVTPEITWQTACYQRKMVLGKYIQSVKNLIELLSVSMHWSDVLPDLLESLELDQSQLSEVYDALALRYRQEPYRLKLAYVLKRLENTRDRNLALYNRETPKNQDSPLYLSGADFLAELRMIQRNLTETGLSCRELENLICQVEIFGFNLTQLDIRQESSRHADALNEILEYLQILPQPYNELSEEQRVAWLTGELQTRRPLIPAELPFSQKTNDVIETFRVVRSLQQEFGLNICQTYIISMCRDVSDVLEVLLLAKEARLFDPAIAVGTIQVVPLFETVEDLQRSRSVMRKLFELPLYRALLAGGYEQTKTESIVDENSSTLASPAPPAPSSPLPPNLQEVMLGYSDSNKDSGFLSSNWEIHKAQKSLQQIAENYDVNLRIFHGRGGSVGRGGGPAYEAILAQPGHSINGRIKITEQGEVLASKYSLLDLALYHMETITTAVIQASLLRTGFDDIEPWNEIMEELAARSRQHYRALIYEQPDFVDFFHEVTPIEEISQLQISSRPARRPSGKKDLSSLRAIPWVFSWTQTRFLLPSWYGVGTALQEFLNEEPEEHLKLLRYFYIKWPFFKMVISKAEMTLAKVDMQMAHHYVQELSKPEDQLRFAKVFEQIASEFYLTRDLVLKITDHNRLLDGDPVLQRSVQLRNGTIVPLGFIQVSLLKRLRQSLNTTATSGVIHSRYSKGELLRGALLTINGIAAGMRNTG; encoded by the coding sequence ATGGGTTCCCTTTTATACTCTTCGTCTCAAACTGCTGATATATACCCGGTGTCGGAATTATTTTTGCGTCATCGTCTCCAGGTAGTGGAAGAATTGTGGGAGTCAGTTCTGAGGCAAGAATGCGGTCAAAACATGGTAGAGTTGTTGCGGCAGTTGCGAGATTTGTGTTCACCCGAAGGACAAGCAACAAATGACCAAGCATCCTCAGCCGTAAAATTGATTGAACAACTAAATATTAACGAAGCAATTCGTGCGGCTCGTGCTTTCGCTCTGTATTTTCAGTTGATTAACATCATAGAGCAGGAATACGAACAACGGCAGCAATTGAGTCGCTATGAGGTAGAAACAGAGCCTACAGATGCAGAAATAGCATCCAATGTCAACTATTCTTCCAATCAAAGAGAAGATGACGCGCCTGTTAGCAGGGGAATAGCAGCAGAGTTGCTTAGAAAGAATTATCTAGAAAAAGCGCAAGTCAAACCAAAAGGTACTTTTGCTGCTTTGTTTCCCTATTTATTTAAACTGAATGTACCACCCCAGCAAATTCAACGTCTAATTGCACATCTAGATGTACGGTTAGTTTTCACAGCTCACCCGACAGAAATTGTTCGTCATACCATCCGGGATAAGCAGCGCCAGGTGGTACAACTTTTGCAAAAACTGGATGCTTTGGAAAATTATTCTGGTGCGGCAACTGGGGGATATGCTTGGGAAGCAGCAGATGTACGCGAACAATTGCTCGAAGAAATTCGCCTCTGGTGGCGTACAGACGAACTTCACCAGTTCAAACCCACTGTGCTAGATGAAGTAGATTATGCTCTGCACTACTTCCAAGAAGTTTTATTTGATGGCATTCCTCAGCTTTATAGACGTTTCAAACACACCCTATCTAATACCTTTCCTTGGCTAGAACCACCAAGTAAAAACTTTTGCTCTTTCGGTTCCTGGGTAGGCTCAGACAGGGATGGGAACCCATCAGTCACACCAGAAATTACCTGGCAAACAGCTTGCTATCAGCGCAAAATGGTGCTTGGGAAATATATTCAGTCAGTGAAAAATCTGATTGAATTATTGAGTGTGTCGATGCACTGGAGTGATGTTTTACCAGATTTACTAGAATCTCTAGAATTGGATCAGTCCCAGTTGAGTGAGGTATATGACGCACTGGCATTGCGTTATCGGCAAGAACCATATCGGCTCAAACTGGCTTATGTCCTGAAACGGCTAGAAAATACTCGCGATCGCAATCTAGCTTTGTACAATCGGGAAACGCCAAAAAATCAAGATAGTCCCCTGTATCTTTCAGGAGCCGATTTTTTAGCAGAACTGCGGATGATTCAGCGCAACTTGACAGAAACAGGTTTAAGCTGTCGAGAATTAGAAAATCTGATTTGCCAGGTAGAAATTTTTGGTTTTAATTTGACACAGCTAGATATTCGCCAAGAATCATCTCGCCATGCCGATGCGCTCAATGAGATACTCGAATACCTGCAAATATTACCTCAACCTTACAACGAACTATCTGAGGAGCAAAGAGTCGCTTGGCTCACAGGAGAACTGCAAACCCGGAGGCCATTAATTCCGGCAGAATTGCCATTTTCTCAAAAAACCAACGATGTAATTGAAACCTTTCGCGTTGTGCGATCGCTGCAACAAGAATTTGGTCTAAATATCTGCCAAACTTACATTATCAGCATGTGCCGCGACGTCAGCGACGTGCTGGAAGTATTACTTTTAGCCAAAGAAGCCAGACTTTTTGACCCCGCCATTGCTGTCGGAACAATTCAAGTTGTCCCCCTATTTGAAACAGTAGAAGACTTACAACGCTCCAGAAGCGTCATGCGGAAACTGTTTGAACTCCCCTTATATCGCGCTTTATTAGCTGGCGGCTACGAACAAACAAAAACAGAGAGTATTGTGGATGAAAATTCATCCACCCTTGCCTCCCCTGCTCCCCCTGCTCCCTCCTCCCCCCTCCCCCCAAACTTACAAGAAGTAATGCTGGGGTATTCTGATAGCAACAAAGACTCTGGGTTTTTAAGCAGCAATTGGGAAATTCATAAAGCCCAAAAATCACTGCAACAAATAGCAGAAAACTATGATGTAAATTTGCGGATTTTCCACGGACGTGGCGGTTCTGTGGGACGGGGTGGTGGCCCTGCTTACGAGGCGATTTTGGCTCAACCGGGTCATAGTATCAATGGGCGAATCAAGATTACCGAACAAGGAGAAGTTTTGGCTTCTAAATACTCCTTATTGGACTTGGCATTATACCACATGGAAACCATTACCACTGCGGTGATTCAAGCTAGTCTACTGCGGACAGGGTTTGATGATATTGAACCCTGGAATGAGATTATGGAAGAATTAGCAGCGCGATCGCGTCAACATTATCGTGCTTTAATCTACGAACAGCCTGATTTTGTTGACTTCTTCCACGAAGTAACACCCATTGAAGAAATTAGCCAGCTCCAAATTAGTTCCCGTCCAGCCCGCCGTCCATCTGGTAAGAAAGATTTAAGCAGTCTGCGAGCTATTCCTTGGGTATTTAGCTGGACACAAACCCGCTTTTTACTTCCTTCTTGGTATGGCGTAGGCACAGCTTTACAAGAATTTTTGAACGAAGAACCAGAAGAACATTTGAAATTGCTGCGCTACTTTTACATTAAATGGCCGTTCTTCAAGATGGTGATTTCTAAAGCTGAGATGACTTTGGCAAAAGTAGATATGCAAATGGCACATCACTACGTACAGGAATTATCAAAACCAGAAGATCAACTTCGTTTTGCCAAAGTTTTTGAGCAAATTGCCAGCGAGTTCTATCTCACAAGAGATTTGGTGTTAAAAATCACCGATCACAATCGGCTGTTAGATGGCGATCCTGTCTTGCAACGATCTGTGCAGTTACGCAATGGCACAATTGTCCCCTTGGGATTTATCCAAGTTTCACTACTCAAGCGCCTACGGCAGTCCCTAAATACTACTGCTACTTCTGGAGTCATCCATTCTCGTTACAGCAAAGGCGAGTTACTGCGAGGAGCATTATTAACTATTAATGGGATTGCTGCTGGGATGAGAAATACAGGTTGA
- a CDS encoding small RNA NsiR4-regulated ssr1528 family protein produces MPTETNPGNQTTTGADAIDEAIAQGIDFDGSPIPPAKLELYGKVMALEANRQRSGVSNTMRSRIVRIGAKHIPQAELDQLLVDAGFAPLKEKEIAFFYSGK; encoded by the coding sequence ATGCCTACCGAAACTAACCCAGGAAATCAAACTACCACAGGTGCTGATGCTATTGATGAAGCGATCGCACAGGGAATTGATTTTGATGGTTCTCCTATTCCCCCTGCCAAGCTAGAACTTTATGGTAAAGTTATGGCGCTAGAAGCCAATAGACAGCGCAGTGGCGTATCTAATACTATGCGATCGCGCATAGTGCGAATTGGTGCAAAACACATTCCCCAAGCAGAACTCGATCAATTACTTGTAGATGCTGGTTTTGCACCCCTAAAAGAAAAAGAAATTGCCTTTTTCTATAGTGGTAAATAA